A single window of Solanum dulcamara chromosome 5, daSolDulc1.2, whole genome shotgun sequence DNA harbors:
- the LOC129890203 gene encoding protein KINESIN LIGHT CHAIN-RELATED 1-like, whose translation MPGIVSVKTPPEAPPLRISVPEETNARVGTSSDRSEPVNPKSNSPVPRRPPSPSPSTSRAKPSPDRSSGKKKSPPEKVVIDESSLDNPDLGPFLLKLARDTIASGEGPNKALDYALRAAKSFEKCAVDGEPSLDLAMSLHVVAAIYCSLARFEEAIPVLETAIKVPEVSKGADHALAAFSGYMQLGDTHSMLGQLDRSIECYKDGLKIQMEALGDTDPRVAETCRYLAEAHVQAMQFDEAENLCKKTLEIHRVHSPPASLEEAADRRLMALICEAKGDYEAALEHLVLASMAMIANAQENEVAAIDVSIGNIYLSLSRFDEAVFSYQKALTVFKSSKGDNHPSVASVFVRLADLYYKTGKLRESRSYCENALRIYAKPVPGTTAEEIACGLTEISAIYELFNEPEEALKLLLKAMKLLEDKPGQQSTIAGIEARMGVMFYMVGRYEEAHSSFENAVAKLRAGGERKSAFFGVVLNQMGLSSVQLFKIDEAAELFEEARRILEQECGPCHQDTLGVYSNLAATYDALGRVEDAIEILEYVLKLREEKLGTANPDFDDEKKRLAELLKEAGKSRNKKAKSLENLIDPSSKTTKKETSRKWSAFGFRS comes from the exons ATGCCAGGTATAGTTTCCGTCAAGACGCCACCGGAGGCTCCGCCATTGAGAATCTCAGTTCCGGAGGAGACTAATGCTCGGGTCGGAACAAGTTCGGACAGATCCGAACCCGTTAACCCGAAGAGCAATTCACCTGTGCCGAGAAGACCTCCTTCACCGTCTCCCTCAACTTCACGTGCTAAGCCATCACCGGATCGGAGTTCAGGGAAGAAGAAATCTCCGCCGGAAAAGGTTGTTATTGACGAGTCGTCTCTTGACAATCCCGATCTAGGACCGTTCCTGCTGAAGTTAGCACGTGATACGATTGCTTCCGGCGAGGGACCGAATAAGGCGTTGGATTATGCGTTACGAGCTGCGAAGTCGTTTGAGAAGTGTGCGGTTGACGGTGAGCCTAGTTTGGATCTGGCTATGAGCCTCCATGTTGTGGCAGCTATTTATTGTAGTTTGGCAAGGTTTGAAGAGGCGATTCCGGTGCTGGAAACGGCGATTAAAGTGCCGGAAGTTTCAAAAGGTGCAGATCATGCGCTTGCGGCGTTCTCAGGGTATATGCAGCTTGGTGATACTCATTCCATGCTTGGACAGTTGGATCGGTCGATTGAATGTTACAAGGACGGTTTGAAAATACAAATGGAAGCTTTAGGAGATACAGATCCGAGAGTAGCTGAGACTTGCAG GTACTTGGCCGAAGCCCATGTTCAGGCAATGCAATTTGATGAAGCGGAGAATTTGTGCAAGAAAACACTGGAAATCCATCGTGTCCACAGTCCACCAGCTTCTCTTGAAGAGGCAGCTGATCGTCGTTTAATGGCTCTCATATGTGAGGCTAAAGGTGATTACGAGGCAGCCCTTGAACACCTTGTACTTGCAAGCATGGCTATGATTGCTAATGCACAGGAAAACGAGGTTGCAGCTATTGATGTTAGTATTGGGAACATCTACTTGTCTCTGTCTCGTTTTGATGAGGCTGTCTTCTCCTATCAAAAGGCACTTACTGTTTTCAAATCGTCTAAGGGTGACAACCATCCCTCAGTTGCATCTGTCTTTGTAAGGCTTGCTGACCTATACTATAAGACAGGAAAACTGAGGGAATCCAGATCCTATTGTGAAAATGCCTTGAGAATATATGCAAAGCCTGTGCCTGGAACGACTGCAGAAGAGATTGCTTGTGGATTGACGGAAATTTCAGCTATTTATGAGTTATTTAATGAACCTGAGGAGGCACTGAAACTCCTGCTCAAGGCAATGAAACTTTTGGAGGATAAACCAGGGCAGCAAAGTACAATTGCTGGCATTGAAGCACGGATGGGAGTTATGTTTTATATGGTTGGAAGATATGAAGAGGCACACAGCTCCTTTGAAAATGCTGTAGCAAAACTCAGGGCTGGCGGTGAGAGGAAGTCAGCCTTCTTTGGGGTTGTTTTGAATCAGATGGGACTCTCTTCTGTTCAGTTGTTCAAAATAGACGAGGCTGCTGAATTATTTGAAGAAGCAAGACGGATTCTGGAACAAGAGTGTGGTCCTTGTCATCAAGATACCCTTGGTGTCTATAGCAATCTTGCAGCAACTTATGATGCATTGGGAAG AGTTGAAGATGCCATTGAAATTCTGGAGTATGTTCTTAAAttgagagaagagaaacttggaACTGCAAATCCTGATTTCGACGATGAGAAGAAAAGGCTGGCCGAGTTATTGAAAGAAGCAGGCAAATCTCGCAACAAAAAGGCAAAGTCACTTGAGAACCTTATCGATCCCAGTTCTAAAACGACAAAGAAGGAGACCTCAAGGAAGTGGTCCGCCTTTGGGTTTAGAAGTTGA